A single Osmerus mordax isolate fOsmMor3 chromosome 7, fOsmMor3.pri, whole genome shotgun sequence DNA region contains:
- the irx7 gene encoding iroquois homeobox 7 — translation MPASQSGFANMFLDRNLSIPAGYQIPVLGCPPGIQQQQHHLAALTGMPLSYSGLQGYNFIPYPHQRHIPHMNNAFDLKAASPYHPSLLARGGPFFPQYRQVSTDDPSRVAKVATRESTSALKAWLNEHLKNPYPTKGEKIMLAIVTKMSLTQVSTWFANARRRLKKENRVSWASKGKSDEEDEGESEDDEGSVRKSRLENDEQIDPQTVGNKEDMIRGNSTSKVTCLVDSQESNDGQSKDSDCANEEKADHEDADRTTARLDNKESGACLKPKIWSLAETATSETVKKSKKNSCHQNNGSEVGKWWTEWASRNGMYIPACYSSRDIL, via the exons ATGCCTGCGTCACAAAGCGGATTTGCCAATATGTTCTTGGACAGAAACCTCAGCATACCTGCTGGATACCAGATACCCGTTTTGGGATGCCCACCTGGcatacaacagcaacaacaccaTCTTGCAGCATTAACTGGGATGCCCTTATCATACTCAGGACTGCAGGGATACAATTTTATTCCGTACCCACATCAAAGACACATACCGCACATG AATAACGCTTTTGACCTGAAAGCGGCCTCACCATATCATCCATCTCTTCTCGCTCGAGGAGGACCATTTTTCCCACAATACCGACAAGTATCCACCGATGACCCCAGCAGAGTTGCCAAGGTGGCCACCCGGGAGAGCACGAGCGCACTCAAGGCCTGGTTGAACGAGCACCTGAAGAACCCCTACCCCACCAAGGGGGAAAAGATTATGCTTGCCATCGTTACAAAAATGAGCCTCACACAGGTGTCCACGTGGTTTGCCAATGCAAGACGACGACTGAAAAAGGAGAATAGAGTCAGCTGGGCATCAAAGGGAAAGTCggacgaggaggatgagggtgagagTGAGGACGACGAGGGTTCAGTGCGGAAAAGTCGCTTGGAAAACGATGAGCAAATCGATCCTCAAACTGTTGGTAACAAGGAGGATATGATACGGGGGAACTCAACGTCAAAGGTTACATGCTTGGTCGACAGTCAGGAATCAAACGATGGGCAAAGTAAAGACAGTGACTGCGCGAATGAGGAGAAAGCCGACCATGAAGACGCAGACCGGACCACCGCTCGCTTGGATAACAAGGAGAGCGGTGCATGCCTCAAACCTAAAATATGGTCTTTGGCAGAGACAGCGACCTCTGAAACTGTAAAAAAGTCAAAGAAAAATTCTTGTCACCAGAATAATGGCTCAGAAGTTGGCAAATGGTGGACTGAATGGGCATCCAGGAACGGAATGTATATTCCAGCGTGTTACTCTTCCCGAGACATCCTATAA